In Solanum stenotomum isolate F172 unplaced genomic scaffold, ASM1918654v1 scaffold11069, whole genome shotgun sequence, one DNA window encodes the following:
- the LOC125849830 gene encoding uncharacterized protein LOC125849830 → MGACATKPKDLKGDAPETAPENVPATEIATKDAAEVAVAAKDVVVVAEEEVKKEIEGDAAAAADDDDAEKRRSLSNLFKENEECKGLEQVNEEASQITPSEAKPEEVEKVVDAPVTSEIVKALEVASITAEAPKVEPSEEKKIDEVKSEPKTPAEKNVEEVKSAAETPAVEEVKPAVETPAEKKIEEAPAATVAPTHVETKAEDAPKVTVVEEKKSS, encoded by the exons atggGAGCTTGTGCAACGAAGCCAAAGGATTTGAAAGGAGATGCACCGGAAACCGCACCGGAAAATGTTCCGGCGACGGAAATCGCCACCAAAGATGCGGCGGAAGTAGCCGTCGCCGCCAAGGATGTGGTGGTTGTGGCGGAGGAAGAAGTGAAGAAGGAAATAGAGGGCgatgctgctgctgctgctgatGATGACGATGCTGAAAAACGCCGATCTCTATCTAACTTGTTCAAGgag AACGAAGAATGTAAGGGATTGGAGCAAGTAAACGAGGAGGCATCCCAGATCACACCATCAGAAGCTAAGCCAGAAGAAGTTGAGAAGGTTGTTGATGCTCCTGTTACATCGGAGATAGTAAAAGCACTAGAAGTGGCCTCAATTACTGCTGAGGCTCCCAAGGTGGAGCCTTCCGAGGAGAAGAAGATAGATGAAGTGAAATCAGAACCTAAGACTCCTGCTGAGAAGAATGTAGAGGAAGTAAAATCAGCAGCAGAGACTCCTGCTGTAGAGGAAGTAAAACCGGCAGTAGAGACTCCTGCAGAGAAGAAGATAGAAGAGGCTCCAGCTGCAACAGTTGCTCCAACTCACGTGGAGACGAAAGCAGAAGATGCTCCAAAGGTAACTGTAGTAGAAGAAAAGAAGTCGAGCTAG
- the LOC125849817 gene encoding trihelix transcription factor DF1-like, whose translation MLESSVLLENTATGVAGADGEAAELKNDGGGVGGGGSEEEDKNFSGGNRWPHEETLALLKIRSEMDVAFRDSNLKSPLWDEISRKMAELGYNRNAKKCREKFENIYKYHKRTKDGRSGRQTGKNYRFFEQLELLDSQSLFSSPPLNHSQINRMETMPVPMPMPMTMIKPAANGCQDFRMDLSRVRGFNPEFMSTSTSTTSSSGKESDGSVKKKRKLASYFERLMKEVLDKQEVLQNKFLEAMEKCEKDRIARDEAWKMKEIARLKKEQEALAHERAISAAKDAAVIAFLQKISEQPIQLQLPMDLPQVSHRHTEERESESMKTIVNQENVMQQDNDKENIDKQEIDSAGENSNSFQTNSSSRWPKAEVEALIKLRTNVDLQYQDNGSSKGPLWEDISCGMKKHGYDRNAKRCKEKWENINKYYRRVKESQKKRPEDSKTCPYFHQLDSIYQNKSKKQLPIIETPGSNMKAGEILMQIINQQQQQQQQQQASERTEC comes from the exons atgctggAAAGTTCTGTTTTGTTGGAGAATACAGCTACTGGTGTCGCCGGCGCCGATGGTGAAGCGGCGGAGCTGAAGAATGACGGCGGCGGTGTTGGCGGTGGTGGTTCAGAGGAAGAAGATAAGAATTTTTCAGGTGGAAATCGTTGGCCACATGAAGAAACTTTGGCTTTACTCAAAATAAGATCGGAAATGGATGTTGCATTTCGTGATTCCAATCTCAAAAGCCCTCTTTGGGATGAAATTTCTAG GAAGATGGCTGAGCTTGGGTATAATAGAAATGCGAAGAAATGCAGGGAGAAGTTTGAGAACATTTATAAGTATCATAAGAGAACGAAAGATGGTAGATCTGGTAGACAAACTGGGAAAAACTATCGATTTTTCGAGCAATTAGAGCTTTTAGATAGTCAATCCTTGTTTTCATCGCCTCCGTTAAACCATAGCCAAATCAATAGAATGGAAACAATGCCAGTGCCAATGCCTATGCCGATGACAATGATAAAACCAGCTGCTAATGGATGTCAGGATTTTAGAATGGATCTTAGTCGAGTTCGGGGTTTTAATCCGGAGTTCATGTCAACATCCACGTCCACGACCTCGTCCTCGGGGAAAGAATCCGATGGTAgtgtgaagaagaaaaggaaattggCTAGTTATTTTGAGAGGTTGATGAAGGAAGTGCTGGACAAGCAAGAGGTCTTGCAAAACAAGTTTCTAGAGGCAATGGAAAAATGTGAGAAGGATAGGATAGCGAGGGACGAGGCTTGGAAGATGAAGGAAATCGCGAGATTAAAGAAAGAACAAGAAGCATTAGCCCACGAAAGAGCAATTTCTGCTGCGAAAGACGCAGCAGTGATTGCTTTTTTGCAGAAAATCTCAGAGCAACCCATTCAACTACAGTTACCAATGGATTTACCCCAAGTATCCCATAGGCATACCGAGGAACGAGAGAGTGAATCAATGAAAACTATCGTAAATCAAGAGAATGTTATGCAACAAGACAACGACAAGGAAAACATTGACAAACAAGAGATTGATAGTGCTGGTGAGAATTCAAACTCGTTTCAAACGAATTCATCTTCTCGATGGCCTAAAGCAGAAGTGGAAGCCTTGATCAAGCTAAGAACAAACGTCGACTTGCAATACCAAGACAATGGATCATCAAAAGGACCTCTATGGGAAGACATCTCATGTGGTATGAAGAAGCATGGATACGATAGAAACGCGAAGAGATGTAAAGAGAAATGGGAGAACATAAACAAGTACTATAGAAGAGTTAAAGAAAGCCAAAAGAAAAGGCCAGAAGATTCAAAAACATGTCCTTATTTTCATCAATTGGATTCAATCTATCAAAACAAGTCCAAGAAACAATTGCCCATTATAGAAACTCCGGGTTCCAATATGAAGGCCGGAGAGATACTAATGCAAATAATAaaccagcaacaacaacaacaacagcaacaacaagCATCAGAAAGAACAGAATGTTGA
- the LOC125849823 gene encoding WAT1-related protein At1g68170-like, producing the protein MAIMKTIILMVLSQIASGSVNIFYKVAVADGMKVQIMVFYRLVFATAFMVPLAFIMERKKRPRLTWTILLQGVINGLLGAALGSNLYAESLIFTTATFSSAMSNLTPAVTLIMAVLVGMERLDIHRLAGQAKLFGTLLGIGGALILNLYKGMKIPLPSMNIHLLHTSNATATTAQQATYNDIWGSILAFLSCASYASWLIFQGRMRQRYPMYSNTALMCFCGAIQAGIYAFIRERDSSPWKLGWNIRLFTPAYSGIVSSGLGVTVVAWCTKQKGPLYVSSFYPLALIFVAIVGTIVLPEELHLGSLIGSVFIVIGLYIMLWGTAKEKTVAAAEALKRNDNGVIEIISYTGINQATAAVVPEFKTDDIISPTSTAAHQEP; encoded by the exons atggcAATTAtgaaaacaattattttaatggTGCTAAGTCAAATTGCATCTGGAAGTGTTAATATTTTCTACAAAGTTGCTGTTGCTGATGGAATGAAAGTACAAATTATGGTCTTTTACAGATTGGTTTTTGCTACTGCTTTCATGGTTCCTCTTGCTTTCATTATGGAAAg AAAAAAAAGACCAAGATTAACTTGGACAATACTGTTACAAGGTGTCATTAATGGATTATTGGG gGCAGCACTTGGAAGCAACTTATATGCAGAGAGTTTAATTTTCACAACAGCAACATTTTCATCAGCTATGTCTAACCTCACTCCTGCAGTTACATTGATTATGGCTGTACTTGTAGG GATGGAAAGATTGGACATACATAGATTAGCAGGACAAGCAAAGTTGTTTGGAACTTTATTAGGCATTGGAGGAGCATTGATACTGAATCTTTATAAAGGAATGAAGATCCCATTACCATCTATGAATATCCATTTGCTTCATACTAGTAATGCCACAGCAACAACAGCACAACAAGCAACTTACAATGATATTTGGGGCTCAATACTTGCATTTTTGAGTTGTGCTTCTTATGCATCATGGTTGATCTTTCAG GGGAGGATGAGGCAGAGGTACCCTATGTACTCAAACACTGCCTTAATGTGTTTTTGTGGGGCTATCCAAGCAGGGATATATGCTTTTATTAGAGAAAGGGACTCATCTCCCTGGAAACTTGGCTGGAACATCAGACTTTTCACTCCTGCTTATTCT GGCATTGTTTCTTCGGGATTAGGAGTGACCGTAGTAGCATGGTGCACAAAACAAAAAGGGCCTCTCTATGTCTCATCATTCTATCCGTTAGCACTTATCTTTGTAGCCATAGTTGGTACGATTGTCCTTCCCGAGGAGTTGCACCTTGGAAG CTTAATAGGATCAGTATTCATCGTTATTGGCTTATACATTATGTTATGGGGGACAGCCAAAGAGAAGACAGTAGCTGCAGCTGAAGCCTTGAAACGTAACGACAATGGAGTCATTGAGATCATCTCATATACTGGTATAAATCAGGCTACTGCTGCAGTAGTCCCAGAATTCAAAACTGATGATATAATTAGTCCAACATCGACTGCAGCTCATCAAGAACCATAA
- the LOC125849829 gene encoding uncharacterized protein LOC125849829: MQVIPKWRNVLILKNSLIQSTRIVSSTQSPNTHLSSFHSTSICSEKWKNKWNSDFGGSQQPTKNYIRYETRQKRADSKKALKNLLFYGASGNSFENESSTINDRWDMDRDDRSEKKSEYKSGARLRDRSRRRMRKMKKRRLCEEFDDYPESVFEATVGNKWYTWSFRPGKSSSFEDLFSRRQETDWSEQRHYRWDNETENETHTESKYELCNIGSYSERTILGLPPRGPLKIEDVKNAFRLSALKWHPDKHQGPSQAAAEEKFKTCVTAYKSLCNAFSPA; encoded by the exons atgcaAGTAATACCCAAATGGCGTAATGTTTTGATCTTGAAGAACTCACTTATTCAATCCACAAGAATAGTATCTTCTACACAATCACCAAATACCCATTTGAGTTCTTTCCATTCTACCTCAATTTGCTCtgagaaatggaaaaataaGTGGAATTCT GATTTTGGAGGAAGTCAGCAGCCAACTAAG aATTATATCAGATATGAAACCCGTCAAAAGCGTGCTGACTCAAAAAAAGCTTTGAAAAATCTTCTCTTTTATGGGGCATCTGGAAACTCTTTTGAG AATGAATCTTCAACAATAAATGATAGATGGGATATGGATCGGGATGATCGTTCAGAGAAGAAAAGTGAATATAAGTCCGGTGCTCGTCTTAGAGATCGCTCAAGGAGAAGGATGC gaaaaatgaagaaacgGAGATTATGTGAAGAATTCGATGACTATCCTGAATCAGTATTCGAAGCAACTGTTGGTAATAAGTGGTACACTTGGTCTTTTAGGCCTGGTAAATCATCTAGTTTTGAAGATCTGTTCTCCCGAAGACAAGAAACAGACTGGTCAGAACAAAGGCATTACAGATGGGATAATGAAACTGAAAACGAGACACATACAGAATCCAAATATGAATTGTGTAATATAGGGTCTTACTCTGAAAGAACAATTCTCGGTTTACCCCCAAGAGGTCCTCTGAAGATTGAGGATGTCAAGAATGC TTTCCGTTTATCAGCATTAAAGTGGCATCCTGATAAACATCAAGGCCCTTCACAG GCAGCAGCAGAAGAGAAATTCAAAACTTGTGTTACTGCATACAAGTCATTGTGCAACGCGTTCTCCCCAGCTTAA
- the LOC125849821 gene encoding uncharacterized protein LOC125849821, with amino-acid sequence MADYDAAPTHHHPNNLIQKETALQAINTIIQLHFEKTLEKKRAIDLQKKELWKMFQHFFVFLSLIFLGQALSPKLQCRHCWIPIGLLSLSHLIFYVSVAQTLRCINGFKYQRRCHKLTLGLATERLRQLKMRINNGGVEEIGDEFEIHYQEPPESYFGKFKRNWALHFGFLIFIYGFMVSSSVVILCF; translated from the coding sequence ATGGCGGATTACGATGCCGCCCCAACCCATCACCACCCAAACAATCTGATCCAGAAAGAAACCGCTCTACAAGCAATCAACACAATAATCCAGCTCCATTTCGAGAAAACCCTCGAGAAAAAACGAGCAATCGATTTACAAAAAAAGGAACTATGGAAGATGTTTCAACATTTCTTCGTCTTCTTATCTCTAATCTTCTTGGGTCAAGCTCTTTCTCCGAAGCTTCAATGCCGACATTGTTGGATACCCATTGGGCTTCTCTCGTTATCCCATCTGATTTTCTACGTATCTGTAGCACAAACATTGAGATGCATAAATGGGTTTAAGTATCAACGGAGATGTCATAAATTGACATTAGGGTTAGCTACAGAAAGGTTAAGGCAACTGAAGATGAGGATTAACAATGGTGGGGTTGAAGAAATTGGGGATGAAtttgaaatacattatcaagAACCACCAGAGAGTTATTTTGGTAAGTTTAAGAGGAATTGGGCATTGCATTTTGggttcttgatttttatttatggaTTTATGGTTTCTTCATCTGTTGTAATACTCTGTTTTTGA